In a single window of the Sulfurospirillum oryzae genome:
- a CDS encoding helix-turn-helix transcriptional regulator produces the protein MVVFYSSHPDVIHHWQEALKSEEIQICHYEKALLHLLQTVKSNIILMIEERHYDDDGIESFLNLLQEEYPDVKTMVFSQKPTYVQGSVFLKLGIKAYGNTHMAAIHLQDALLVVKNGNIWLYPEFIQTMIQTLSSQKKSLHVRHDLLDRLSHKEREVALLIKEGLSNKEIALREGTTERTVKAHLSSIYEKIGVKDRLALALLF, from the coding sequence ATGGTTGTTTTTTATTCATCTCATCCTGATGTTATTCATCATTGGCAAGAAGCTTTAAAGAGTGAAGAAATACAGATTTGTCATTATGAAAAGGCGCTTTTACATTTGCTTCAGACGGTGAAGTCAAATATTATTTTAATGATAGAAGAGCGACATTATGACGATGATGGAATCGAAAGCTTTTTAAATCTGCTACAAGAGGAATATCCTGATGTTAAAACAATGGTTTTTAGCCAAAAACCTACATACGTGCAGGGGTCTGTATTTTTAAAACTGGGCATTAAAGCATACGGCAATACTCACATGGCTGCCATTCACCTTCAAGATGCGTTACTTGTTGTAAAGAATGGTAACATCTGGCTCTATCCAGAGTTTATTCAGACGATGATTCAAACGCTTTCTTCGCAAAAAAAATCTTTACATGTAAGACATGATTTGCTTGATAGACTCTCACATAAAGAGCGTGAAGTCGCTCTTTTGATTAAAGAAGGTTTGAGCAATAAAGAGATTGCTCTACGAGAAGGTACTACAGAACGTACGGTTAAAGCACATTTAAGCTCTATCTATGAAAAAATAGGTGTTAAAGATCGTTTAGCCCTAGCTTTGCTTTTCTAG
- a CDS encoding retention module-containing protein, with amino-acid sequence MALSIGTIKNLTGLVMVKSAQGEEKVLKVGDPIHFEDSIRTIGAGSNVLLVLADGQEITVNGNDDIFLDKSVYVAERFGEEAVVAGTTMENVVAGKSVEDIQAALLAGKDINALEAPAAGEGGTIGTGMTTNAMARYLSGGSESNVTADYRTVGSSGSGDVSYTPPTATVATATFPTNDAPLASNMEIKIDEDKTITSLLPAATDANGDTVTYTLGAGATNGSVVVNTDGSYTYTPNANYNGSDGFTYTISDGKGGENTYSVAITVNPINDPAILSSASVGLEETNAVLTTAGALSVTDVDEGEAAYVAQSSVAGTYGTFSIASDGTWTYTANESYDSLNAGDKISDTFNVASIDGTPSSVTVTITGTNDTAILSSASVGLEETNAVLTTAGALSVTDVDEGEAAYV; translated from the coding sequence ATGGCACTCTCAATAGGAACAATTAAAAACCTTACAGGTCTTGTCATGGTCAAAAGTGCGCAAGGGGAGGAGAAGGTTCTCAAAGTGGGTGATCCCATTCACTTTGAAGACAGCATCCGAACTATTGGTGCGGGTTCAAATGTTCTCTTGGTATTGGCAGATGGACAAGAGATTACTGTCAATGGTAATGACGATATTTTTTTAGATAAAAGTGTCTATGTTGCTGAAAGGTTTGGTGAAGAAGCTGTTGTTGCTGGCACGACAATGGAAAATGTGGTTGCAGGAAAAAGCGTTGAAGATATTCAAGCGGCCCTATTAGCAGGTAAAGACATTAATGCACTTGAAGCGCCTGCCGCGGGTGAAGGCGGTACGATTGGTACGGGTATGACAACCAATGCAATGGCGCGTTATCTGAGTGGTGGTAGTGAAAGCAATGTAACGGCAGACTATCGTACAGTAGGAAGCTCTGGATCGGGAGATGTTTCCTATACGCCACCAACAGCGACGGTTGCTACCGCTACCTTTCCTACCAATGATGCTCCTTTGGCAAGCAATATGGAAATCAAGATAGATGAAGACAAAACGATTACCAGTCTTCTTCCTGCTGCAACAGATGCCAATGGCGATACCGTAACTTATACTCTAGGTGCAGGCGCTACAAATGGTAGTGTTGTAGTAAATACTGATGGCTCCTATACTTATACTCCCAATGCCAATTATAACGGTTCTGATGGCTTCACATACACCATTAGTGACGGAAAAGGTGGGGAAAATACCTATTCGGTTGCTATTACGGTCAACCCAATTAACGACCCTGCCATTTTAAGTAGTGCCAGCGTTGGACTTGAAGAGACCAATGCTGTGCTTACCACCGCAGGAGCGTTGAGTGTTACCGATGTGGATGAAGGTGAAGCCGCTTACGTCGCTCAAAGCAGTGTCGCTGGAACTTATGGAACCTTTAGTATTGCCAGTGATGGAACATGGACGTATACCGCTAATGAGAGTTATGACTCCCTTAATGCTGGCGATAAGATCAGTGATACCTTTAATGTCGCAAGTATCGATGGAACACCAAGCAGTGTAACCGTTACCATTACCGGAACCAATGATACTGCCATTTTAAGTAGTGCAAGTGTTGGACTTGAAGAGACCAATGCTGTGCTTACCACCGCAGGAGCGTTGAGTGTTACCGATGTGGATGAAGGTGAAGCAGCGTATGTT